Part of the Plutella xylostella chromosome 22, ilPluXylo3.1, whole genome shotgun sequence genome is shown below.
TATATTACTGCTGAGAGTGAGTTGTTTTTTGTTCATGTTTAGGTTACCTTTTGGGTTCTAATATGAGCCGAACTTATAGTAGGGTTAATGGTATGATGAACTCTGGTGGAAGCCAATGGGTGCCCGATGTTTATAAAAGTCTAAACATCATTCAATAACAAACTGTCTCTAACCGTCTGCCAGGAGTGGAGGTTATGGCAATAATACTCCATTCTTGGAGTGGAGGGCACGGCCATGTACTGCAGTGTCTTTGGTTTTGAAAAGAATAAACACTCCATTTAGCTCGTAGtaattgtttatcaaaggtaaGACCTAAAGTCTGACGtacacgtttttttttttttttaaataaacgttATCCAAATGCTACGATTTTGGAACTCAGTTTACTGGCCGCTCAAACGTTAGGTCTAGTTGATCAGAcgcataaatattttttgaaaattcCATTATGTTTCTGTAGTAGTGCTGTTGTTAACTCAACACATAAAAACTAACCACAAATCCTCCAATTACAGACACAGTGGTCTCCGAACGCGGCCGCCTGGTCCCGGGCAACAACGGCGGCCTGGTCCTGGTCATCGAGGGCCAGTACCAGTTCCTGGGCGACGACGGGCAGGTCTACGTCACGTCGTACCACGGCGGGCCCGACGGCTTCCACGTGGACGGCAGCCATCTGCCGCAGCAGGTGCCGTTGCCAGCGATATAGAGAGTCctgtgaaataaatgaatggtTTTGAAGATTTGGGTTTCTTTTTTTAGTTGGAAGGGATTGTTCTAAATCTAAACGTTATTCCCCGAATTCATTTAGCTTTTTGCTTACAAATCAGTGAGACTGgactcaaagtcaaaatttaaCACACAACACAACGTGTAAGCCTCTTGTAAAGTGATATTTCTATGATGACGGGGGAATTTTAGCTCCAACAactttagtaggtacttttacctCAGGTCTCTAGCCTAGAGTGTAGATGTATGTTTctagaaaaaaagttttaccaATACATTTTGTAGAAATTTTCCTTCAGTTCATGTACAGACCTACACATTTAGATGCAGTTGCTGACGCTACCTCGCCTCGCAGCGGATTTCTGAAGGCTCCGCGAGGGGCCCGAGGATGCgccgggggcgggcggggtgTGACGTCACGTCCTATCTTGGCGGCCATCTTGGATTATCTCGTCGCAcctgcggggcgcgggggggagGCGATATCGACCCGCGTCCTCGCTACCGAAATTTTTCAGCATTTGATTTCACATTCTCTAACATCGGGACATTTTGGGAAGATCGTGCCATGGTTGTTTGATAGATTGGTAATTTAGGTATTGTTGTAATAAGACTGTATATATTCAGATAAGTATATGTAAATATTACTTGCATTTGAATGCTGCTGTGGGTAAAGCTATGTTCAACGGAGTCTACGGTTAAAATACAAAGGTTTTCTGGTAGTCGCACAAAAGGTTTGCTGAAAGTCTTTAATCGGTTTTTGAGTTTTTTGAGGATATGAGTTCGAGAgatgtataagtacctactatagtCCCTAATGAATTGGGACTAGACACTAGAGCTTTCGGTCATCGTTGCACCTAATAATAACTAATCACTCATTGTACTTTAAGTGTCCGTTGGGTTAGTTGGACGGGTTTTCGAGTAGAGAGTAAACATGCAGACCAActtagcgtgggacaccctccagCCCACATGACCATATATAAAAGATTTCTGGTAAATAGTGCATGGCTTGTTGATCAAGAACTAGGCTAAGAGTTATGTAGCTGCTTGGAAGAAACCATTGTCCAGCTGTGGatgattacgggctgatgaagCAGAGTAGACAAGAGTCCTATTGTCCTGGTCCTCGCTCtattattagtatttaaaCTAATGCATTTTAAAGTCCagatttaaattcaaaatgaaTTGTTAAACGCGATCTGATGATGCAGTGGAATAAGCGAAGTAGACAAGTAGTGAAGTAGCCCATTCCATTATGAGCGGGCAAAGAAAGCGTCTTCTTTGAGACGAACCAAAATAAGCAAAAATGAAATTGCGAGATACGGTCGCTGTGTTCCTAACTGATCTCGGAAA
Proteins encoded:
- the LOC105391197 gene encoding flexible cuticle protein 12; the encoded protein is MKTPLLPYNTLLATPCISNPILSPQFIILSCVVAAALALPAGDPHHLRALPALNHEEIHDEYGQYALRYITAENTVVSERGRLVPGNNGGLVLVIEGQYQFLGDDGQVYVTSYHGGPDGFHVDGSHLPQQVPLPAI